One Pseudomonas sp. B21_DOA genomic window, CGCACCGCCCCATCGAAACCACGCAGGAACAGATCACCGCGATACAGCAGCGTGGTGTTGGCGCCGAGACCATGGAAAATCCCAGCAAACTCGACGGCGATATAACCGCCACCCACCACCAGCACACGCTTGGGCAGCTCTTTGAGGAAGAACGCCTCGTTCGAACCGATCGCGTGCTCGTGCCCCGGGATTTCAGGGATCTGCGGCCAGCCGCCAGTCGCGATCAGGATATTCTTGGCGGTGTAGCGTTCGCCGTTGACCTCAACCTCGTGCGGCCCAACGATTTTCGCGTGCGCCTCGTGCAGGGTCACGCCGCTGTTGACCAGCAGATTGCGATAAATGCCGTTGAGGCGATTGATCTCGCGATCCTTGTTGGCGATCAGCGTGGCCCAGTCGAAGTTGGCCTCGCCCAGGTTCCAGCCAAAACCGGACGCCTGCTCGAAGTCCTCGGCAAAGTGCGCGCCGTAGACCAGCAGCTTTTTCGGCACGCAACCGACGTTGACACAGGTGCCACCCAGGTAACGGCTCTCGGCCACCGCCACTTTCGCCCCGAAGCCGGCGGCAAACCGCGCAGCTCGCACACCGCCGGAACCGGCACCAATCACATAAAGGTCAAAATCGTAGGCCATTTCTATCTCCTCGGCAGGCCATCAGCATACCCGCAGTCATCCATTGGGCAAGCACTGCCATCCATATAAGGGCGGAAAATGAAAAAGCCACCCGGAGGTGGCTTTCTTTTGCAGACGAGGCAAACGCTATCAGTAAGCTTTGCCAGTCTTGTAGAAGTTTTCGAAGCAGAAGTTGGTCGCGTCGATGTAGCCTTCAGCGCCACCGCAGTCGAAACGCTTGCCCTTGAACTTGTAGGCCATCACGCAGCCGTTCTGGGCCTGCTTCATCAGGGCGTCGGTGATCTGGATTTCGCCGCCCTTGCCTGGCTCGGTCTGTTCGATCAGGTCGAAGATGTCCGGGGTCAGGATGTAGCGACCGATGATCGCCAGGTTCGACGGCGCGTCTTCCGGCTTAGGCTTCTCGACCATGCTGTGTACGCGGTAGATGTCATCGCGGATCATTTCGCCAGCGATTACGCCGTACTTGTTGGTTTCCTGCGGATCGACTTCCTGGATAGCGACGATCGAGCAGCGGAACTGCTTGTACAGCTTGACCATCTGGGTCAGCACGCCGTCGCCATCGATGTTGACGCACAGGTCGTCCGCCAGGACCACGGCGAACGGTTCGTCACCGATCAGCGGGCGGCCAGTCAGGATCGCGTGGCCCAGACCTTTCATTTCGGTCTGACGGGTGTAGGAGAACGAGCACTCGTCCAACAGCTTGCGGATGCCGACCAGGTACTTTTCCTTGTCGGTGCCCTTGATCTGGTTTTCCAGCTCGTAACTGATGTCGAAGTGGTCTTCCAGAGCACGCTTGCCACGGCCAGTGACGATGGAAATCTCAGTCAGGCCCGCGTCCAGTGCTTCTTCAACGCCGTACTGGATCAGTGGCTTGTTTACCACCGGCAGCATTTCTTTAGGCATGGCTTTGGTCGCTGGGAGGAAGCGAGTGCCGTAACCGGCTGCTGGAAACAAGCATTTCTTGATCATATAAGTCCTTGAAAAGGCTGTGTGTACGAGTTTCGAGGCAGTCTAATCAGGCGGCGTGCGCCTTACAATGCCCCGCGCTGGCTAACCGATGCCAACATAGAGAAATATTCGCGCGGATAGTTCCTTGCGGTTTTTTCAGCGGCGAATTCAGCGTAGCTCAAGATCCGGGCAAACTGGATCACCATACGCTTATCGGCCCCCAATGCGAGCATTTGCCGCTATCATGGCGGCTTTGAACCAGCGAACGAGAAAGACCAGATGGCTGCGGTAAAAATCATCAACGGGTATGTGATCGACAAGAAAGACGGCAAGTGGACGCTGACCACCACCAACGGCGAACACATCGCCGGGCCTTTCGACAGCGAGCAGATGGCGACGGATGTCGCCTCGGTGTTCACCGATACACCTGCTTCTTCCAAGCGCCGTGGCAAGGATCAGGACTGATCCTGTCAGCACTTGCGCCAAGCCCTGCCAGCACGCAGGGCTTTTTGTGCCTTGTTGGCAAACAAGTGGCCAATCGCTATAACCTTTTCATCGCGGCGCTGTCAGAGCATCCAGTCCCCCACTTGAAGATCACGCAACCATGAACCTCAACAAACTGCAGCCGCTCTTCGCGGTACTGGTACTCAGCGGCTGTGCCACCTCGCAGCCGACCTATCTGAATAATGGCGAACAAGGTCTGAGCATCGACTGCTCGGGCGAAGCCAACTCCTGGGCCATGTGCTACGAAAAGGCCGACGCCTCTTGCGCAGGCACCGGTTATCGCATCGTCGGCACTGATGGCACACCGGCGCCCAAGGAAGATGACAAAACCCTGGGCGTTGACGTTGGCAATTACAAGACGCGCAACGTCGTGGTTGTCTGCAAGTAAGCCTTACATGTGGATTTCGGCGAATTTGATCCCGAGGCCACGGACGACCTCGATCAGATCGTCGAGCCGACTGAAGGACTCGACTTCATCATTGTCATCCACCAGGAAGTAACTGCGCCCTGCGCTCTTCTTGAAAAACACGATCCACTCACCGGGATTCGCCGGGTTCTGGATGACGTGGGTGGCAGAGATAAGGCCCTCTGCGTGGCGTTCGCGCACGTGCTCTCGCTTCATCGCAACTCCAAAAATGACGATGCCGTCACAGCAGGACTGTGACGGCATCGGGTGCTGATGTTCGCTAGTCTATCAGCCGGAAATGCAGGCGTTCGCGGCTTTCTGCACATCGTGAGGGCGAACCGGCACGTTGGACATGCGCTCATGCAGCTTGATGCTGCTACCGCCAGCGCGATCTTCGATATCAAACACGGCTGCCGGGCCTGAAGACAATTTGCCCGGGACGATGACTCGCACTCCGTCCTTCTGCGGCTGCACCTGCAACGCGCCGCGACTGTCAGCGAGCTTGTCGGTCAGGCACTGCGCATACTCCTGGGGCTTTTTGCCGGAGATCACGCTCATGGTTGGCAGCGTCTCATTGATTTCGGAAACATTTGCGCAACCGGCCATCGCCAGAATCAACGGCACACACACCACACCCCACTTCATATGAATCCTCCGTTAAAGACCGTCCGACAGCACAAATGCTGCTTTTCTCCGGGGTCCTGTGCATTTAACCCGCCCGCCGTGGCGAAGTTCTGTTCAAAATTTGTCAAAGCAACGCCCGACGGCCAGATAATAACCCGTGCGGGCTGATAAACTGCGCCCATCGACAAGCTATCGTTTTGATTTAGTAGAAAAAGCCCTTCTGGAGGCGCCCATGAAATTCATTCACCAGCGCGAGCACCTCAACGAAGACGACATCGTCGTCATTCAATGCTCGCAGATGTGCAACATCCGTTTGATGAACGACGCCAACTTCCGCAGCTTCAAAAATGGCGGCCGTCACACCTATCACGGCGGCGCGTTCGATACCTTCCCGGCACGCATCACGGCCCCGAGCACCGGCTTCTGGAACATCACCATCGACACCGTCAACCGCCGCGCGATCAGCGTGACGCGCAAGCCGACGCTGACCCATTCAATCAAGATCATCCGTCGTTCCAGCACTAAACTGAGCTGAGACGCGCAGCCTATTCTGAAAGGGAAACACGACCGTGGCGCAAAAACCAAATACGTGATCAAGTACAAACTGGACGGTGAACAGCGTTTCGAATTCGCCGAGCTGGAAACCGGCACTGACGAGGAAGCGAAAGCGGCGCTGAAGAAAATGCACGCTGACGAAGAACTCAGTGACATCAAGGTCAGCAAAGCGCTGTAACCGAACCATGCAACCGACCACGTTTGACCTGTTCGCCGACAACGAACCTGTACAGCAATCCCGCGCCGAGCAGATCGGCGAACAATCGTGGGTGCTGCGCGGATTCGCTTTGCCGCAGGTCGAGCAGCTGCTGACCGAGCTCGAAGCCATTCTTGCCGCCGCCCCGCTACGCCACATGGTCACGCCCGGCGGTTTCAGCATGTCGGTCGGCACCAGTAGCTGCGGGCAGTTGGGCTGGATCACCGATCGCAGCGGTTACCGCTATTCCAGCGTCGATCCACTCAGCGGCTTGGCGTGGCCGTCGATGCCGGCGGTGTTTGCCGATCTCGCGCACGAGGCGGCGGAACGCGCGGGCTTCCCGGGTTTTCAGGCCGACTCCTGCCTGATCAACCAATACGTCCCCGGCGCCAAGATGTCGCTGCATCAGGACAAGGACGAAAAGGGTTATGCCGCGCCCATCGTTTCGTTGTCGCTGGGTCTGCCGGCGATGTTTCTGTTTGGTGGCTTCGAGCGCAGCGATAAAAGCCAGCGCATCCCGCTGCTGCATGGCGACATGGTGGTCTGGGGCGGCGTGGATCGTCTGCGCTATCACGGCGTGCTGCCAATCAAACCCGGCCATCACCCGCTGTTGGGCGAGCGGCGCATCAACATCACCTTCCGCGTTGCTGGCGATCAGTAAAAGTTTGACCGCAAGGCGCGGAGTGTCGCGAGTTACGATGCTGGTTAACCTGAATCAAACAGGTCAACGGATTCCCTCTCATGGACACGCTTTCGAAGACGATCAGCATTGAAGACGATCCACGCTGGGCCGCTGTGATGGCGCGCGATCCGCGTGCGGACGGGCAATTTGTCTACGCGGTGAAAACCACCGGCATTTACTGCACACCGAGCAGTCTTGCGCGTTTGCCGAAACCGCAGAATGTCGAGTTTTTCGATACCGCCGAATTGGCTGAAGCGGCGGGATATCGGCCAAGCAAACGCGCTAGTAAAGATCAGAGTGATGCGAAGCATGCAGTGCTCATTGCCGCAGCCTGTCGGCAGATCGAGGCGTCCGAGACGCTGCCGGCGCTCAACAGCCTCGCGGCGGGCGCTGGCCTGAGCCCTTTCCATTTCCACCGGCTATTCAAAGCCGCAACAGGCCTGACGCCCAAGGCTTACGCCACCGCGCAACGTTCGCGCAAGCTGCGTGCGCGCCTGGCGGACGGCGGTTCGGTGACCGATGCGCTGTATGACGCCGGTTTCAACTCCAACAGCCGCTTCTACGCATCAGCCGACCAACTGCTGGGCATGAAGCCCACCGACTACCGCGCCGCCGGGCAAAACAACGACATCCGCTTTGCCGTCGGGCAATGCTCGCTCGGGGCGATTCTGGTGGCGCAAAGCGAACGGGGAATTTGCGCGATTCTGCTGGGAGACGATCCGCATCAACTGGTCTGTGATCTGCAGGATCAGTTTCGCAAGGCCAACCTGATTGGCGCCGACCGCGATTTTGAACAGTTGATCGCCAGCGTCGTCGGCTTTGTCGAAGCGCCTGCGACGGGCCTGAACTTGCCACTGGATATACGCGGCACCGCGTTTCAGGAGCGCGTCTGGCAGGCGCTGCGTGAGATTCCCGCAGGCCGCACCGCCAGTTACGCCGAGATCGCGCAACGCATTGGCGCGCCGACTTCGATGCGTGCGGTGGCCCAGGCTTGCGGGGCCAACCGCCTGGCGGTGGCGATTCCCTGCCACCGCGTGGTGCGCAGCGATGGCAACCTTTCCGGCTACCGCTGGGGCGTCGAGCGCAAACGCCAATTGCTTGAGCGCGAACTCAACGATTGACGTCGACCACCACTCTGCCCCGCAGTTGCCCGGCGAGCAGTTTGGGCGCAGCCTCAAGGGCTTCGCTCAAACTGATTTCTTGACTGATCAGTTGCAATAAAGAGAAATCCAGATCCCTGGCCAGTCGGTCCCAGGCCTCGATACGGCGTGCTTTGGGCTGGGTCACGCTGTTGATTCCAGCCAGCGTCACGCCGCGCAGAATGAACGGCGCTACCGAGGCCGGGAAATCCATGCCTTGCGCCAACCCGCATGCCGCAACCACGCCTTCCGAACGCGTGCTGGCGCAAGCGTTGGCCAGTGTATGGCTGCCGACCGAATCGACCACCGCCGCCCAACGTTCCTTCGCCAATGGCTTGCCCGGTTCGGACAAGGTGGCGCGGTCAATGATTTCTGCGGCGCCCAATTGCTGCAGGTATTCATGCTCGGACACACGGCCCGTAGACGCCACCACCCGATATCCCAACTTGCTGAGCAAGGCGATGGCAAAGCTGCCAACCCCGCCGTTGGCGCCGGTGACCAGCACTTCGCCCTGATCAGGTGTCAGGCCATGACGCTCCAGCGCCAGAATGCACAGCATCGCCGTGTAGCCGGCCGTGCCGATGGCCATGGCTTGCGCCGGGGTGAAAGCTGCGGGCAGTGGAATCAGCCAGTCGCCATTGAGCCGGGCCTTTTGCGCCAGGCCGCCCCAATGGCTTTCGCCGACGCCCCAACCGTTGAGCAACACCCGATCGCCCGCCTTGAAATCCGCATGCAAGCTGGACTCGACAGTCCCCGCCAAATCGATCCCCGGCACCATGGGAAACTTGCGCACCACCGGGCTGCTGCCGGTGATCGCCAGGCCGTCTTTGAAATTCAGGGTGCTGTACGCGACGTTCACGCTGACGTTGCCTTCGGGCAGTTGCTGCTCATCGATTTGCTGCAGATTGGCGCGATAACCGCTGTCGTCTTTGTCGATCAGAATGGCGTTGAACATGACGGCCCCTCGAAGATGATTGGAAAAAGCATGCCTTGAAATAGCACATCGCAACACATTGCCACACTCGACTTTGCGCTAACGGCTCGATCAGCCGGGTAAATCCACGGCGGGCGGCTATGCTTTTTCGACGGTTGTGTTTTCCCGGTTGCGCCTTGCAAACCGGTGTGTCGATGGAGCTGACGATGCCTTTCCTGAGCGTTTTACCCTCGTTGCTGATGTTATGTCTGCTGACACTTGGCAATGCCTGGGCAGCCTCACCGGCGGCAAAGCCGAACACGGCGCCAAGCGAGCCGACATGGCCGCAGGTGATCAGCAGCGGCAAGAGCAAGCTGACGGTGTATCAGCCGCAGCTCGACAGTTGGGGCGGCTATACGCTCAATGCCCGCGCGGCGGTCGAAGCCACGGCTGCCGATGGCAAGTCCACCTACGGCATCGTCCAGTTCAGCGCTCATACCCTCGTCGACAAGGCCACTCGCTGGGTCGCGCTCGATCAGTACAAAATCATCAAGGCCGATTTCCCCGCCGATGCGAAACAGGCCGAAACGTGGCTCGCCATCCTGAAAAAAGATGCCGAGAGCCGCAAGAAAACCATTTCACTGGATCAGCTGGAAGCAGCGGTTGGCGTGCTCAACGCTGAACAGAAAGCCGACAGCGCGCCCTTGGAAAACACGCCGCCGACCATCGTCAGTTCCGACCGTCCGGCAATCCTCGTATACATCGACGGCGAGGCGGCCTATCGGCCGGTTGAAGGAACGGAGCTGCAACGGGTGATCAACACGCGCCCACTGCTGCTCAAGGATGCCCAAGGCAAACATTACCTGCACGTATTCGACGGCTGGATGGTTGCCGATCAATTGGCCGGCGATTACACGCGCCTCGCTGCACCGCTGGCCAGTCTGGAAAAAGCCAAACAGGCGGCGATCAAGAGTCGCCAGGTGGACCTGCTCACCGGGCAAAGCGATCCGAAGGACAAGATTCCCAGCCTGGCCAAGCCGCCGCAGCCGAAAATCTTCATCGCCACCACGCCAACGGAACTGTTGGTGACCGACGGCGCCGCGCAATGGCAACCGATTCAGGGGACCAGCCTGTTGTACGTGAGCAACACCACCGGGCACATCTTCAAGGAAATCGGCGACCAGAACAGTTACGTACTGATCTCCGGGCGCTGGTTCCGCGCCAGCGACATGAGCGGGCCATGGACCTTTGTCCCGGCAGACAAGCTGCCGGCCGACTTTGCCAATATTCCTGACGACAGCGCCAAAGAGAACGTCAAGGCCTCGGTAGCCGGCACGCCACAGGCACAGGAGGCGGCCATTGCGGCGACCATCCCGCAGACCTCGGCGATCAAGAAAAGCGCGGTGAAGATGACGGCGCCGCAATTTGACGGTGAGCCGCAGCTCAAAGCGATCAGCAATACGCCGCTGCAATACGTGGTCAACAGCGCCACTCCGATTATTCGAGTCGACAACGACAGTTGGTGGGCGGTGGAGAACGGCATCTGGTTCAGCGCCACCTCGCTGAACGGGCCGTGGAGCGTGGCCACCTCAGTGCCAGCGGTGATTTATTCGATTCCTCCCAGCTCGCCGATGCACTACCTCACGTACGTGAAGGTTTACGAATCCAGCGGCGATACTGTGGTGGTCGGCTACACGCCGGGGTATCAAGGCTCGACGCTGGACCCGGCGACTGGCGTTGTGGTGTACGGCACCGGTTATCCGTATACGCCGTGGGTCGGCAGTGTCTGGTACGGGCCGCCGGTGACTTATGGTTTCGGCGTCGCGATTCGTTACACGCCTTGGACTGGCTGGACCTTCGGCTTTGGATTCGGCTGGAGCTGGGGCGGCAGCACCGTCGCCATGGGCTGGGGTTGGGGCGCCTATCCGTGGTGGGGAAATTACGGCTGGGGCTACGCGTGGGGTCCGCGTCTGTACCCGGCGCCGCTGGCCTGGGGTGGCGCAGCCTACGGTTATCGCGGCGGCGCGGTGGCCTGGGGTCCGGGTGGCTGGGCCGGAACCACCGGCAATCTTTATCATCAGTGGGGTGATCGCGCGACGGTCAGCCGTTATGGCGCCGGCTACAACGCCTGGACCGGCAATCGCTGGGCCGGTCAGGTTGGCGCCTCGTACAACTCGCGTACCGGCATTGCCGCCGCCGGGCAACGTGGCGCGGTGCACAACGCCTACACCGGCAACTACGCTGCCGGGCGCAGCGGCGTGGCAGTCGGCCCGAACGGCGGCGCCATCGCCGGAGAACGGGTTAGCGCTGGCAACGTTCGCAACGGCACTCACGTCAGTGCCAATCGCGGCGCCGTTTACAACCCCAATACTGGCAACACCACGCAATACGGCGGTATCCATGGCCGCGACGGCGGCGCTGCGCGGGTCGGCGATAACGTTTATGCCGGGCGCGACGGCAACGTCTACAAGAAAACCGACAACGGCTGGCAGTCCGTGGCCGGCAGCGGTGCCAACCGGACCAGACCCGCGAACAACAATGCGCAATTGCAGAATCTCAACCGCGAATCCGCCGCACGTAATCTCGGCAATCAGCGCACGCACAACTTCAACCATTCTTCACAAATGATGAACCGTTCGTTTGGCGGTGGCGGAGGATTGCACCGACGCTGAAAAACTGCACGTAATGTTCAGAATTTCAGACTGGCTCCGCAGCCGGTTTTGCTGCTAAAAACCGAATGCCGTCCCTGCCCGTTTCATCGTTCGGAGAATCACTATATGAGCCAGTGGCCAGACACCCGCATCCTTGATCTTCTCGGAATCGAACTGCCGATCATCCAGGGCCCGATGGCCGGCGCGACCAATTCTTCGATGGTGATCGCGGTGTGCAACGCTGGCGGCCTCGGTTCGATGCCGGCGGCGATGCTGAGCATTGAGCAGCTGCGCGAAGAACTGAAAACCATACGCCAGCACACCACCAAGCCATTCAACGTCAATTTCTTCTGCCACCAGCCACCGGCGCCTGATGAACAGCGCGCCCGTAACTGGAAAAACCTGCTCGAACCTTACTACCGCGAGCTGGGTGCCGATTTCGAGGCACCGACGCCGGTGTCCAACCGTGCACCGTTCGACGAAGCCGCGTGCGCCGTGCTCGAAGAGTTCCGGCCCGAAGTGGTGAGCTTTCATTTCGGGCTGCCGGAAAAATCTTTGCTCGATCGGGTCAAGGCTACAGGAACGAAAATCCTTTCGTCTGCCACCACGGTCGAAGAAGCGATCTGGCTGGAGCAGCACGGTTGCGATGCGATCATTGCCATGGGCTATGAAGCCGGTGGCCATCGCGGGATGTTTCTCAGCGATGATCTGAGCACCCAGGTCGGCACCTTCGCCCTGGTGCCGCAGGTGGTCGACGCGGTGCAGGTGCCGGTGATTGCAGCCGGGGCAATTAGCGATGCCCGGGGTGTTGCAGCGGCGTTGATGCTCGGCGCCTCGGCGGTGCAAGTCGGCACGGCATATCTGTTCACGCCGGAAGCCAAAGTCAGCGCCTCACATCACAAGGCCCTGCGCACCGCGAAGGACAGCGAGACGGCTATCACCAACATTTTCACAGGGCGTCCGGCGCGAGGCATTGTCAATCGGGCGATGCGTGAGCTCGGCCCGATGTCGGCAAAGGCGCCGGCCTTTCCATTGGCCGGCGGTGCGCTGATGCCTCTAAGGGCCAAGGATGACGCGGACTTTGCCAATCTGTGGGCCGGTCAGGCGTTGACGCTGGGCAAGGACATCGGCAGCGCTGAACTGACCCGGCAACTGGCCGAGGGCGCACTGGCGAAACTGCACCTTCGTTAAATTCATGGGGCGAGCGAATTTATTCCCTCGCCACTTGGCGGCGTATCGCTATATATTTCCGTATACAGCGATTGCGCCCGTGTATCGGCGTTATCCCAATCCAAGCACGTACCGCCGATCACGGAGCCTTTACATGACACTTGCTGCCACACGCTTGACCCCTGCCTGCCTCGCCTCACTCCTCGCACTATTCAATATCGGCGCCGCGCAGGCTGACGAAGTACAAGTGGCGGTCGCCGCCAATTTCACCGCGCCAATCCAGGCCATCGCGGCCGACTTCGAAAAAGACACCGGCCACAAACTGGTCGCTGCTTACGGCGCAACCGGCCAGTTCTACACCCAGATCAAGAATGGCGCGCCCTTCGAAGTGTTCCTCGCGGCTGATGACACCACGCCAGAGAAACTCGAAAAGGAAGGTGAGACCGTCCAGGGGTCGCGCTTCACCTACGCCATCGGCACCCTGGCAGTGTGGTCAGCGAAAGACGGCTATGTCGATGCTCAAGGCGAAGTACTGAAAACCAATCAATACCAGCACCTGTCCATCGCCAACCCGAAAGCCGCGCCGTACGGGCTCGCCGCCACTCAGGTGCTGGAAAAGCTCAAACTGACTGACGCTACCAAGGCGAAAATCGTCGAAGGCCAGAACATCACCCAGGCCTACCAGTTCGTCTCCACCGGCAACGCCGAATTGGGCTTTGTGGCGCTGTCGCAAATCTACAAGGACGGCAAAGTCAGCAGCGGTTCGGCGTGGATTGTCCCGGCCGCCCTGCATGATCCGATCAAGCAAGACGCGGTGATCTTGAACAAGGGCAAGGACAGCGCCGCTGCCAAGGCCTTGGTCGATTACCTCAAGGGGCCGAAAGCCGCTGCGGTGATCAAATCCTTTGGATATGAACTGTAAATGTCGCTAACCAGCGCCGATTTCGCTGCGATCTGGCTGACCCTGAAACTGGCGTCGCTGACCACCGTGATTCTGCTGGTGATCGGCACGCCGATCGCCTTATGGCTGACGCGTACCTCGTCGTGGTTGCGCGGCCCGATCGGCGCCATCGTCGCCCTGCCGCTGGTGCTGCCGCCGACGGTGATCGGTTTTTACCTGCTACTGGCGCTAGGGCCGCACGGTTTTCTCGGTCAGTTCACTCAATGGCTGGGGCTGGGCACGTTGACGTTCAGTTTCACCGGGCTGGTCATCGGTTCGGTGATCTACTCCATGCCGTTCGTGGTGCAACCGCTGCAAAACGCTTTCTCGGCGATTGGCACCCGCCCGCTCGAAGTCGCGGCGACCTTGCGCGCCAATCCCTGGGATACGTTTTTCAGCGTCATCCTGCCGCTGGCGCGCCCCGGCTTCATCACCGCAGCGATCCTCGGCTTCGCCCACACCGTGGGTGAATTCGGCGTGGTGCTGATGATCGGCGGCAACATTCCCGACAAGACCCGCGTGGTCTCGGTGCAGATTTACGACCACGTCGAAGCGCTGGAATATGCCCAGGCGCACTGGCTGTCTGCGGCGATGCTGGTGTTTTCGTTTCTGGTGTTGCTGGCGCTGTACTCCAGCCGCAAGACCCGCGCAGGCTGGAGCTGATCGATGATTGATGTACGCCTGAAACGCACTTATCCGGGGTTTGAACTGGATGTAGATCTGCAAGTGCCGGGCCGGGGCGTCACGGCGCTGTTTGGTGATTCCGGCTCGGGCAAAACCACCTGTCTGCGCTGCATCGCCGGGCTGGAGCGCGCCGAGCAGGGTTTTGTGCAGATCAACGACGAGATCTGGCAGGACAGTGCCAAGGGCATTTTCGTCCCGCCGCATAAACGTGCGCTTGGCTATGTGTTTCAGGAAGCCAGCCTGTTCCCGCATCTGTCGGTGCTGGCCAATCTGGAGTTTGGTCTCAAACGCATCGCCAAGTCGCAACGCCGGGTCGATATGAACCAGGCCACAGAACTGCTCGGTATCAGCCATTTGCTCGAGCGTCATCCACAGCATCTGT contains:
- a CDS encoding oxidoreductase: MFNAILIDKDDSGYRANLQQIDEQQLPEGNVSVNVAYSTLNFKDGLAITGSSPVVRKFPMVPGIDLAGTVESSLHADFKAGDRVLLNGWGVGESHWGGLAQKARLNGDWLIPLPAAFTPAQAMAIGTAGYTAMLCILALERHGLTPDQGEVLVTGANGGVGSFAIALLSKLGYRVVASTGRVSEHEYLQQLGAAEIIDRATLSEPGKPLAKERWAAVVDSVGSHTLANACASTRSEGVVAACGLAQGMDFPASVAPFILRGVTLAGINSVTQPKARRIEAWDRLARDLDFSLLQLISQEISLSEALEAAPKLLAGQLRGRVVVDVNR
- the alkB gene encoding DNA oxidative demethylase AlkB — protein: MQPTTFDLFADNEPVQQSRAEQIGEQSWVLRGFALPQVEQLLTELEAILAAAPLRHMVTPGGFSMSVGTSSCGQLGWITDRSGYRYSSVDPLSGLAWPSMPAVFADLAHEAAERAGFPGFQADSCLINQYVPGAKMSLHQDKDEKGYAAPIVSLSLGLPAMFLFGGFERSDKSQRIPLLHGDMVVWGGVDRLRYHGVLPIKPGHHPLLGERRINITFRVAGDQ
- a CDS encoding autotransporter encodes the protein MPFLSVLPSLLMLCLLTLGNAWAASPAAKPNTAPSEPTWPQVISSGKSKLTVYQPQLDSWGGYTLNARAAVEATAADGKSTYGIVQFSAHTLVDKATRWVALDQYKIIKADFPADAKQAETWLAILKKDAESRKKTISLDQLEAAVGVLNAEQKADSAPLENTPPTIVSSDRPAILVYIDGEAAYRPVEGTELQRVINTRPLLLKDAQGKHYLHVFDGWMVADQLAGDYTRLAAPLASLEKAKQAAIKSRQVDLLTGQSDPKDKIPSLAKPPQPKIFIATTPTELLVTDGAAQWQPIQGTSLLYVSNTTGHIFKEIGDQNSYVLISGRWFRASDMSGPWTFVPADKLPADFANIPDDSAKENVKASVAGTPQAQEAAIAATIPQTSAIKKSAVKMTAPQFDGEPQLKAISNTPLQYVVNSATPIIRVDNDSWWAVENGIWFSATSLNGPWSVATSVPAVIYSIPPSSPMHYLTYVKVYESSGDTVVVGYTPGYQGSTLDPATGVVVYGTGYPYTPWVGSVWYGPPVTYGFGVAIRYTPWTGWTFGFGFGWSWGGSTVAMGWGWGAYPWWGNYGWGYAWGPRLYPAPLAWGGAAYGYRGGAVAWGPGGWAGTTGNLYHQWGDRATVSRYGAGYNAWTGNRWAGQVGASYNSRTGIAAAGQRGAVHNAYTGNYAAGRSGVAVGPNGGAIAGERVSAGNVRNGTHVSANRGAVYNPNTGNTTQYGGIHGRDGGAARVGDNVYAGRDGNVYKKTDNGWQSVAGSGANRTRPANNNAQLQNLNRESAARNLGNQRTHNFNHSSQMMNRSFGGGGGLHRR
- a CDS encoding DUF1883 domain-containing protein; translation: MKFIHQREHLNEDDIVVIQCSQMCNIRLMNDANFRSFKNGGRHTYHGGAFDTFPARITAPSTGFWNITIDTVNRRAISVTRKPTLTHSIKIIRRSSTKLS
- the modB gene encoding molybdate ABC transporter permease subunit → MSLTSADFAAIWLTLKLASLTTVILLVIGTPIALWLTRTSSWLRGPIGAIVALPLVLPPTVIGFYLLLALGPHGFLGQFTQWLGLGTLTFSFTGLVIGSVIYSMPFVVQPLQNAFSAIGTRPLEVAATLRANPWDTFFSVILPLARPGFITAAILGFAHTVGEFGVVLMIGGNIPDKTRVVSVQIYDHVEALEYAQAHWLSAAMLVFSFLVLLALYSSRKTRAGWS
- a CDS encoding nitronate monooxygenase family protein, coding for MSQWPDTRILDLLGIELPIIQGPMAGATNSSMVIAVCNAGGLGSMPAAMLSIEQLREELKTIRQHTTKPFNVNFFCHQPPAPDEQRARNWKNLLEPYYRELGADFEAPTPVSNRAPFDEAACAVLEEFRPEVVSFHFGLPEKSLLDRVKATGTKILSSATTVEEAIWLEQHGCDAIIAMGYEAGGHRGMFLSDDLSTQVGTFALVPQVVDAVQVPVIAAGAISDARGVAAALMLGASAVQVGTAYLFTPEAKVSASHHKALRTAKDSETAITNIFTGRPARGIVNRAMRELGPMSAKAPAFPLAGGALMPLRAKDDADFANLWAGQALTLGKDIGSAELTRQLAEGALAKLHLR
- the ada gene encoding bifunctional DNA-binding transcriptional regulator/O6-methylguanine-DNA methyltransferase Ada; the encoded protein is MDTLSKTISIEDDPRWAAVMARDPRADGQFVYAVKTTGIYCTPSSLARLPKPQNVEFFDTAELAEAAGYRPSKRASKDQSDAKHAVLIAAACRQIEASETLPALNSLAAGAGLSPFHFHRLFKAATGLTPKAYATAQRSRKLRARLADGGSVTDALYDAGFNSNSRFYASADQLLGMKPTDYRAAGQNNDIRFAVGQCSLGAILVAQSERGICAILLGDDPHQLVCDLQDQFRKANLIGADRDFEQLIASVVGFVEAPATGLNLPLDIRGTAFQERVWQALREIPAGRTASYAEIAQRIGAPTSMRAVAQACGANRLAVAIPCHRVVRSDGNLSGYRWGVERKRQLLERELND
- the modA gene encoding molybdate ABC transporter substrate-binding protein yields the protein MTLAATRLTPACLASLLALFNIGAAQADEVQVAVAANFTAPIQAIAADFEKDTGHKLVAAYGATGQFYTQIKNGAPFEVFLAADDTTPEKLEKEGETVQGSRFTYAIGTLAVWSAKDGYVDAQGEVLKTNQYQHLSIANPKAAPYGLAATQVLEKLKLTDATKAKIVEGQNITQAYQFVSTGNAELGFVALSQIYKDGKVSSGSAWIVPAALHDPIKQDAVILNKGKDSAAAKALVDYLKGPKAAAVIKSFGYEL
- the galU gene encoding UTP--glucose-1-phosphate uridylyltransferase GalU — its product is MIKKCLFPAAGYGTRFLPATKAMPKEMLPVVNKPLIQYGVEEALDAGLTEISIVTGRGKRALEDHFDISYELENQIKGTDKEKYLVGIRKLLDECSFSYTRQTEMKGLGHAILTGRPLIGDEPFAVVLADDLCVNIDGDGVLTQMVKLYKQFRCSIVAIQEVDPQETNKYGVIAGEMIRDDIYRVHSMVEKPKPEDAPSNLAIIGRYILTPDIFDLIEQTEPGKGGEIQITDALMKQAQNGCVMAYKFKGKRFDCGGAEGYIDATNFCFENFYKTGKAY